In the Papio anubis isolate 15944 chromosome 3, Panubis1.0, whole genome shotgun sequence genome, tttgaaatttataacTCCATGCATTAGGCAGATAAAATTTTTACCTGGTGAAGAAGTTGAGACAGACCCTGCTCTTGTCTCTCTGGCCATTACCACTTCAAGGTTCATTTCTTGGCTGAGGGCTTTCTCCAAAGCTGTGGaaggcagctctgtccctgtgtgATCAGGGCAATTTGGAAATGCCTGGGAATTAACAAACTCCCACTCTAGCAGCCTTCACCCAGTGACTGGAAAGATTTGTTATGTAGATACCCCAGCTCGCTTGGCCTTCAGATGGGATAACTTTGAGGCCTGTGTTTTCCCAGAGTTTTCTCATGGGATTATGCTGCAGTCATTACAAGTGGTAGCTGGCTTGATACCGCACCCTTTATTGACtgttttcccttctttgtctCGCTTCCCCACCTCCTACTGGTGTTTCCTGCACCTCTTAGATAAACTATTTGCAACAAAATCCTTGTCTCAGGTTTCTAGTGAGCATTTCCACTAGGTTATTTCCCCTAATACCTGCCCCGAAAGTGCCTAGCTTAATGAGGGGGGCACACGATTCAAATCAAGCCAGTTGGAATCATTCACAGGGAATTTTGTCCAGTCTGAAACAGTGAGAAAGGAactctcttccttcatcttcctttcattttggttttggagtagtgtctggcacaaagtagAAACTTAATATTTCTGGAATATTTAATGAATCCAATTCCTACAATTTCTTTCCTGCCAACCCGCATTCGTCATCagccattaatttaaaaatgtatgaaataatgCTGCTATAGCATATCATAGTGTCACTGCATACTGTAGCAGTTAAGTGAATGGACTCAGGAGCTAGACTGTTTGAGATATAAACTCTGCCACTTGCCAGTTGTTTGACTGTGCTGGTTATTTGTCTGTTGTCTGTCAGTTCCATTCTCATTCTTTTACTCTCTCTATATTACAGAGTACTGGAATCCTAAAAATCGTTTCCCAGATTCACTTGCCAGTTTGTTTCCAGTTCAGTTCTGTTAATGGGAGATTCAAAGCCAAGAGGATGGAaggcattttttcttttactctagcTCCGGCCTCTGCAGTGCTGTGCTCTACTACCCTGACTCCAGGAGTAGCCCGAGCAGGGTGAAGGATGCATAATCCTCAATTATGCATAAGTGCATGTTTTTCAGTCTGATTAGAATTCCAGGCTTTAAAATTAgatgtatattttgaaaagtgtatCTGAAAATTtcatagtttgtgaatatatttctaaatacagtCAAAATACTAAGCCCAGTAACAACACGATTTAGAGGACAAAGTTGTAAATATGCCACCTTTATATTTATATGAGTATTTACACAAGAATTTGCAGTTTTAAGTCGTTATCAATCATTGAATTGATGTAAGGTCAATATAGTATTAATATATCACAAATTTACTTTAGCAGAAAACACCTACACAAAAGCAGATACAAAGTtattttcagccaggcacagtggctcacgcctgtaatcctagcagtttgggaggccgaagcagaggaatcacttgaggttaggagttcgagaccagcctggccaacatggtgaaaccccactctactaaaaatacaaaaatcagctgggcattgtggcgcatgcctgtaatcccagctacttgggaggctgagacaggagaatcacttgaacctgggaggcggaggctgcagtgagctgagatggtgccactgcactccagcctgggtgacaaagtgagactcagtctcaaaaatttACAAAAGGATGATTTGCTAGTATATGAAAGTGACAGATATTCATCTGAATATGGGCCAAATGAACAATTCTATTACAATTCAAGAACaaaacaaggctgggtgtggtggctcatgcctgtaatcccagcactttgggagactgaggtgggtggatcatgaggtcaagagatcgagaccatcccggctaacatggtgaaaccctgtctctgctaaaaatacaaaaattagctgggcatggtggcacgcgcctgtagtcccagctacttgggaggctgaggtaggagaatcacttgaacctgggaggcagcggttacagaaagctaagattgcaccactgcactccagcctggcgacagagcgagactgtctcaaaggaaaacaaaaaacaaaaaacaaaaaaacaccacagaGACTCTTATGGGGTCAGACCCTTGTAACAATTTAAATCTACTTATTCTTCCTACCCTTTATGCCATCGTTGTCATAGATTCTACTTGTCCAGTTTATAAAAATCCACAAGacattattattgctgttttaaGAAGGtaatactcttttaaaatttacgTAATTACCCTTGATTAtgctcttttcctcctcctaagGATTTGAGATTATTTTCCTTAAGTAGGATTCCTCGCAGTGAATTCTCTCAACTTCTCTTTGTCcagaaacatctttattttgctGTAATTCTTGAAAGCTTTTTCCCTGGATATGGAACTTGAggttagcaattttttttttttttccttcagcgaTCTAAAGATGTCATTCTATGGGATTCTGGTTTCCCTAGTTCTGTTGAAGAATCAGCATTTAGACTTACTGTTgctgttttgaattatttttcctttttcctctggttccttttaagattttctgtctttagttttcaatactttatttatatattatgatgTGGTCCAGATGATATCTTCTACTAGAGATGTTTTGACTTTTGCAATATTCTACCTATTGCTAACAGGGAGAAAGTTAAAGGATTATCTCAATCCAATTAGAGATTGAGCTGTGTCCAGGCTAGGCTGCAAAGTTTTAGTAAGACCCTTCCATCTGTGGCTTATTTCTGTTGCTCATACATTAAGACACTATCACACAGTCTTTTGATTAAGGGATTGACAGTCTATGTCTCCTTAGCCCTTAAAGACTATGAAaaattcatttctgttctttggaGGGTTTGAACTTGTGTCTCTACACTCCTGCCTAAACAAGTTCAAAACATGTCACATGTCTTCAGGAAAAGACAATGATGAGTTTGTGGCAGACCCCTCCCTCCAGCTGGACTTTTGTCCACtaaacactgtgaaaccctgggACATTTACCTTTGTCTTTTAGAAGCTTCTGGCACAACTCTCTCGTCTCCCATACCACCTTGGCATTCAGCTAATCTGTGGAAAATGGGCCATTATGGATATTTCAGAGTCCTTTAGTTTCCAATTGATTGTGCTAACGCCCACCAATACAACTGACAGATGCTTGCTGGAGTCTCTTTCATTTAGTCAAAATCCTTCTACCTAGGCCAGGTTAGACTGACTTCAGTTCCATGCCTAAAAtctacaaaatgttttcaaaactcaTCAGCATACCTAGGAAGGGCTCTTTCCGGTCTGGAATTttaatttgagttattttttgatTGCTTCAACAGATCTCCAATgtattttaaacatgatttttgcaacttgtcattttttttctaattgtagtAGAGGATTTTAGAACTAAGTAACTTTCTTGTGGACATTTAGCTGCTGCTTCTTCTAAttatcatttttgagacagagtctcactctgtatcccaggctggagtgcagtggctcagtcatagctcactgcagcccctgtctcctgtgctcaagcgagcCTCTTGCCCTCAGCCTCAGTAGTACagactgcaggcacgcaccaccaagcctgggtaatttttctttttttagtagaaaggaagtctcactacgttgcccaagcCGGTCTGGAACTCTTtagcttaagcaatctgcctgtcttggcctcccaaaatgctgagattacacgtgtgaactactgcacccggccagtttaCCATAACTCACAAAAATAGTTGtttaaataggaaaacaaaatatatttgactAATTGTTTTGCATTGAAAATGTTAGTATCATAATGAGAGGTTTTCATTCCTTCCTAACCTGTGCTTCACTtcttcaaaaacagtgttaaattatttcagtaaattGAATTTCTGGGGTGAGTATACAGTTAGGCTTCTGAATTGGCGATCTACCCATTAGTGGATGTGCCTGTTTCATAATACTTCAGTAGGCTGATCCTTCCCCTCTCAcagcttttaaaacaatttgaaaatattaagcaCCAACGTAAGATTTGTCTTTGAGAAACTGGGTGCAGAGTAACACCAGTTTTTGGGTTTTTACATTATAAAACTCTAGAAAGCAATTATTTTATATGCAACTAACTTTATATAAAGTATACTCAAGGTTGACTATGAGTTAATAATTATCAAAACTTTTTATTGCTTTGCAGAAGGGCTTAACAAAATAAGTGTATATTCACTTTCCATCAGTATTTTCCAATCTGGTtttgtccagaattggtgggttcttggtctcgttGACTTTAacagtgaagccgcagaccctcgcagtgagCGTTACAGTTCTAGAAGATAGTGTGTCCCGAgtctgttccttcagatgttcagatgtgttaGGAGTTTCTTGCTTCTGGTAGGTTCATGGTCTCGCAGGCTTCAGGAGTGAAACCACAGACCTTCGCGGTGTTATATCTCTTAAGGCGGGGGGTCTGTAGTTGTTCGTTCCTCCCATCTGCAAGTATTCATTCCTcgcggtgggttcgtggtctctctggcctcaggagtgaagctgcagaccttcctggTGAGAGTTGCAGCTTATAAAGGCACCATGAACCCTAAAAAgcgagcagcagcaagatttattgcaaagagcaaacgAACAAAGCTTCCAAAGCCTGGAAGAGAACCCAGCCAGTTGTCTCTGGCTCGCTcacagcctgcttttattctcttatctggccccacccacatcctgctgattggtccattttacagagggctgattggtccattttgacagggtggtgattggtgcgtttacaatccctgagctagacacagtgctgattggtgcatttacaatcctttagctagacacagggtgctagacagaaaagttttcCAAGTTCCCACTAGAtcagctagatacagagtactgattggtgcatttacaaaccttgagctagacagagagcgctgattggtgcatttacaatcctttagctagacacagagtactagacagaaaagttctccaagttcccactagattagctagatacagagtactgattggtgcgtttacaaaccttgagctagacacagagcgctgattggtgcatttacaatcctttagctagacacggagtgctagacagaaaagttctccaagtccccactagattagctagatacagagcacccattggtgcatttacaaaccctgagctagacacagagtgctgattggtgcatctacagtcctccagctagacataaaagttctccaagtccccactagacccaggagcccacctggcttcacctagtggagcccacactggggctgcaggcagagctgcccagcgTGCcctcactcctcagcccttgggcagatGGGACCGGGTGCCAgggagcagggggcggcgcccATCGGGGAGGCTAGGGCTGCGTGGGAGCGCACCACAGAGGTGGGGCTCTGATcggcgggctgcaggtcctgagccgtGCTGCGCGGGTAGGCTGCCGAGGCCCTGGGAGAATTTGAACTTGGTGCATGTGGGCCGccagtgctgggggacccagcaGAACCTCCGCAGCTGCCGGCctaggtgctaagcccctcactgccttgGGCCTGTGGTGCCCTCCGGCAGCTCTGAGTGTGGGGCTCCCCGAGCCCGCACCCACCGGAACTTGCACTGGCCTGTGAGCGCTGTGGTAAGCCTGGGTTCCTCTCCCTCTACACCttcccgcaagcagagggagccggctccagGCATCGGCCGGGGCTCCCGCAGTGCAGTgacgggctgaagggctcctcaatcGCCcccagagtggacgctgaggcagaggaggtgctgagagtgagggctgctagcacattgttaCCTCTGCTTGATGACCACAGATTATGAAAAGTCAAATTTTTAGGAAAACTAAATAAATGCTAGGAATTTCAATAACTGGCATTAACACAGATCATTCCTGTCAGATTATTACAACTGCTCTAGATAAATTCCAGTTTATCAACAGAATAGCGATTTAGAGGTGTTAGAGGACTACTTTGGAAACAGCTTCACTAACTCATAGTTTATTgcctaatgtttatattttacaatTCATGAGATGCTGAACTCAGACAAAGTTTGGCAAGTAAAGTAATATACTGATATCATCTGGCAGGGAAAAATGCTGGTAAGGTCATTTTAATTAAAGAATAGGATGACTGAGCAATACTGTGTAATCTAAAGTTTAGTCTACATTATTATATTTGGGCTATCAACTTTATCCTAAtgctgttttgattttaaaacttatttatatcttttgggacacggttttgctctgtcgcctaggctggagtgcggtggtgtgatcacggttcactacaatctcaacttcctgggctccagctatcctcccacctctgcctcctgagtagccgggaccaccagcgcatgccaacatgcctggctaatttttgtatttttggtagagatagggtttcgccatgttgcccaggttggtctcaaactcctgagctcagagtcttgctctgtcacccaggctagagtgccatggtgtgatcttggctcactgcaacctccgcctccctggctcaagcaattctcctgcctcagcctcccaagtagctgagactacaggcgcacgccactacgcgtggctaatttctttatttttagtggagagggggtttctccatattggccaggctggtctcgaactctaacctcaggtgatccacttgcctcggcctcccagtgctggtattaacaggcgtgaactactgcgCCTGACTTCATTGGCACTCTTATAGTCAAGGGATTTCATATGACCCAAGTtacttattctttaaaatgaaattataatttcCTGACTGCCCAACTGCAtaagttaaaatgtattattttcccaCACTGTGATCACATATTCACAGAATTATAGAATCATATGATTTAAGAGCTGAATTCTACCTTGGAGATTATCCCATAAACTTCAATTTATTGTCTATCAATCTAAGGCCTAGaaaagaccaggcacggtggctcatgcctataatcccagcactttgggaggcctaggcaggtggatcacctgaggtcaggggttcgagactaacctgaccaacccgtctctactaaaaatacaaaattacctggatatggtggcgcatgcctgtaatcccagctactttcgaggctgaggcaggagaatcgcttgaacctgggaggcagagattgcagtgagccaagatcatgccattgcattccagcctgggcaacaagagtgaaactccatctgaaaaggCCTAGAAATGCTAAGTGAACCATTCAAAACCACAAGCCCTGGCTGGGTTCTAATTTAcgcgttttttaaaaaatgaaaaacacaactATTTTCCTCTATatcattttgatacatgtttcACCTTGATACATGTTTTAGAAATGTGTatcattttaatagaaataaatttgtggACTTTTTAGAATATATACAATTGATATGTTCTTGAAAAAGTGGCTTTAAAACTGTTTGAGAAATACAATCTTACTTGGCATTTAGGACTGCAACAggattaaaacaatgagaaacaCGTTTAGTATTAACTCTTTAACGGACATTTTAGTTTTCTGATAAAGTCATAATAGTGTGGCAAATAATTCATAGTATAGTGAACTGGCCTTATGTTTTGAGTGTGTGTATTTAATTCATCTTTTGAGAATTAAATTTAGGACTAGATTTTTTGTGCTACCagattctgtatatatttttcacacaaaaaatgGGCTTGTTCTGTAACCAAAAACTGTATGTGATCTCAGCTAagccttatttcttttattactttacTGTGCCTCTCAATGGTACTTTTAAGTCAGAAAGTGTGCTATAAGAGTGAAGTCTTGGCAGCGATGGTAAAAGTAGGTTAAATatagaaatgttttccttttctctgctgtTATGGAGAAGAGAATGGTAATTGATATTAGCAGGAGTGGttccttccctgcttccttgTGGGCTGTAAGGATAGGATCAGTTCCatgtctctctccttggcttgttgATAGccatcttcttcctgtgtctttttCACATCATCTTACTTCTATGGCTGTctctgtccaaatttccccttttgataaggacatcagtcatactggattaggggcTCACCCTATTGCAGTGCGagctcatcttaactaattatttCTGCAGTGACTATATTTCCAAGTAAGATCATCTTCCGAGATACAGGGTGttagttaggacttcaacatagaaAGTTGGtggggggaacacaattcaacctaTAATCCTTAGGTGAGCTGAGCATCTACTCTTAGCTTACCCTTGTGGTCCTTTGCCTCTCCTAGGCATCAACTACTGGGAAGTGATTAAAACATCTTTctgggtcaggcgcggtggctcacacctgtaatcccagcactttgggaggctgaggcaggcggatcctgaggtcaggagtttgagaccagcctggccaacatagtgaaaccctgtctctactaaaaatacaaaaattagctgggcatggtggcacgcgcctgtgatcccagctactcaggaggctgaggtaggagaatcgcttgaaccccggaggcggaggttgcagtgagccgaggttgagccactgcactccaaaaaaaaaaacctttatgaaAAATAGTACCCCAAATCCAATCAGTTGCTAGTTTAAgtgatggaagagaaagaaaagagatctaAGAATCATGATTCTTAGAAAACAGAAGTGCTAGAATAGAATGTAAACTTCAGTTAGTGGCTCTGATTTTGGATGTGAATAAATTCACTATTTGCATTacagtaacattaaaaaaaagcagGTTGTGAAGCCATCCtattaaattatacaaataatgcAAAATTCCTCAAGTGAAATAAAACTTTAGTGAACATTAAAAAGTTGATTAACTTGTAGTGAGAGATTATTCATGTAAATAAGTGGCTCACATCTATTACCAGTGTCCCTTTGACTACAGTTTCGGACTCAGAAAAGAATGAACACAGTGAATTGATTTCTAACCTTACCTCATTTATACCACGCTATCAACACCGCTATCTAATGTGGAAACCTAATTATTTCATTGTCCCCAGTTTTCCACTGGGGAGATAAGGACTAAATTCCTTTATAAGCTGCAGGTTGAGTACCATCATCATTAAGTTCCTGTAATACTGAACTACTACTAATTGATCCCCAAACAAGCCAGGCTCTCTCAAAggcctttctgttttttgtttccctCTGCTTGAAATTCTCCAATCCACCTCTACTCAAATGCTACTTTCACAGAAGGGTTTTCCTATTTCCCTACACAGTCTTTAGGTGACTGTCTTATGCTCTCATTAATGAACAATTTTAACTAATGTTGTACTGTTTCCTATTTTTGTCTCTCTACACTAAATTTTTGAGGGCACAGGCTATGacttttcatctttgtatctcgACTGCCAAGCTCAATGCTTGGCATATTCAATATACAGTTCTTGAATAAAGGCCCAGTTTTTATATAAACACAGCTTACTTTatgccataattttaaaaattctaaacataaaaatacattttaaaagtgtaatgCATTAGTATCTCACTAACTGATATTTGAATAAAGTAGTATGAATTACTTGGTTAATTTGGATTTTGGGGTGTTTTTGTAACTGATTTTGTAGATATTGCAACTTAAGGCAGAAAAGATAATGTTATCAGCTAAGGATTATGATTAACAAAATTCTGGGACActtaaatacaagaaaatacatttctttcctgtTTGAAAAACcgccactttattttttttgtggtaaaacatacacaacataaaagttaccattttaCCCATTCCTAAGTGTATAATTCACTGGCATTAAGTATACTCACAATGTTGGACAACCATTATCCATTTCctaggaaaatacatttttttaagatcTCATTTTTATTAGTAAACATAGATAAACAACTGCTGGTTTTCAAGTACTATTATGATAACCATATATAAGCCAAAGAGCATAGTCTAACAAGTGCCAATGAACTTAcggaaaaattaagacaaaatatttaaatttcttgagTCATGCAACCTATATGCCAAAAGTGGGGGGAACCCCTCAAAACTAAATACCACAGAAATAGTACACCAGGATGTCAACTAAAGTCCTCTACCTTGGGAAAAGCAGCTTGTGACGCTGGTAAGCAGTAAGGTAAGGCAGCTTTGGCGCGCTCTCCCTATACTAACACGGAGGTTCTTAACCCGCGCTTGGAGGAGCCTGTAAAATGTGGCGATATGCCGTTTGGAGGATCTACGCAACTGGGGGTGGAGTAGGGAGCATGCATTGCTTTTATGCgagtctcaatttttaaaaactatcacaCTAGTAGGATGAGGCAGTGAATGCCCAGGCGAAGGCCAGGCCAGCCAAAGACAGGGAAGCCGCCGGGCTCCGAGCTCCCGGCGCGGCGCAGCGCTGCGGTGTGCGGCGTGGGGGCCCAGGCGCTTGGGGATTGCAATTCCGGACCCGGCaggagggggcggggccgggggacCAGGCGCCGCCTCCGCCCCTTCGGGACCCGGAGGGTGCCCTTGTTTACCTCCCAGTATTTGTCACCCGAgacaaagagggaaggaaggaggagccTTCTGAGGGAAACTCCCTCGGCGGGAAGCACCTACTTTCAGAACGTTTTGTAACACCCCACGGGACGCGGGAACGGCTCCCTCCCGGCCCCCCGCGCCCTTTCTGAGGTTCCCTGCCTTGACTTCCCCGAGTTCTACGCCAACCTCAGCAACAGCGGGAGGAGCTGGGCAATCGGTTTTGCAGGGCAAACTCCAGGCTCTCCCCATTTATTACTCTGGGCGGCTCAGGGGAGACTCTGCAGGGCCACAGAGCAGAGCGACTACAGCTCCCAGGAGCCAACACTGCAGGGCTGAGCCGAGGCGGGAGACAGACAGGACCTAAATGGTGGTCGGAGGAAGGGCAAAGCGGACCTCTGCTGTTACCTTAGCGCCAGCAAACCGAGCCGCCGCCGTCGCCAAGCCAGGAGACCAACCCCCTGTCTCCCGACTAGGTATTTTTAAATCTGGCGGGGCTTTCCCTCCCGAGCCAACCACTCCCACCGTTTACAGTCCCAGCCAGTCAGCGTGAGGCCCGCCATTTTTCAAACCCTCTTCCCGCCGCCAATCAGGATCGAGCAGTACATTCCTCTCCTGACCGGTTCTAACGGGTCTGGGAGTTAACGACCTGGGCGACCCACCGAACCTGCTAGGCTGGGGCGTGGAGGGCGGGTCTGGTAAGACACTGGCCAATCGTTAGCCGCCGTGGCAAGGGGGCGGGGACTATCTGGGTTTGAATAATCGTCAGAACCAATCAGAGAAGTGGGGATGTGGCCTGTGGCCTAGCTCGTCAAGTTGCCGTGGCGCGGAGAACTCTGCAAAACAAGAGGCTGAGGATTGCGTTAGAGATAAACCAGTTCACGCCGGAGCCCGGTGAGGGAAGCGTCTCTGTTGGGGCCGGCCGCTCTGCAGGACTCTGAGGAAAAGCTCGCACCAGGCAAGAATACCCTCCAATACCTTCGGGTTCGTGGACCTGCCTTTCCCCATTCCCTCACAGCCTCTACTCGGTCTCGGCGCTGTGGCTCTCGGTGTCTGACCCGGCGAGCTGCATTTGGGGTGCGGGCCGGCGAGGGCCGGGGCTGTAGAGGGCCGGCGGGCAGTCGGAAGAGGCGGAGACTGCCCCCGCCCGGGCCCGGTTCTGGGAGTTTTCAATGTCGGTCACGAGGTGATTAGCGATTGAGTGAGGCTCGCGACGTGAAAGCCGGGGGACATTTCTGTCAGGAAAGGCGTCTTGAGGGCGCTTGCGGAGTCGCCGGACTCGTTGAAGGGCGGGAGGCGGCGTCTCGGGCCCCGGGAGCCACTTGCTGGGCGAGCGTGAGGAGTCGTCAGCCGCGGCCGCTcgggctgggaggaggaggaggaggagggtgtgCGCCGGGGCGGGGGCGCGGGCGGCCGCCCTCGGGAGGACGCCCTCGGGAGGAGGGGGGCGCGGGCAGGGCGGGAGCGGATTTGGGCGGGAAGCGGAGCCCCGCCAGCGCCCGCCCTGGCAGCTGTGGGCTCCGCACCGACCCGCCGgcttcccctctcccccctccgcCCCGTCAGGTGGACGCGGATCTGTCACCATGGGTAAAGGAGACCCCAACAAGCCGCGGGGCAAAATGTCCTCGTACGCCTTCTTCGTGCAGACCTGCCGGGAAGAGCACAAGAAGAAACACCCGGACTCTTCCGTCAATTTCGCGGAATTCTCCAAGAAGTGTTCGGAGAGATGGAAGGTGAGGCGGGAGAGGGGGTGCAGGTGTGGTTTTCGGCTAGGAGGGCCTTAGGCAGGTAGGTAGTAGGCAACTCAAGAGCTTCAACTTTGCCACCCCCGATGACTCACCTGAATATCTTAAGAGTTTGAGGCAGACGATTTTAGGTTTTTACTTACATAAGACTTCGAAAGCAAAATGCAGTTAAGGAAAATGTGCTCCTTAAAGATGATCTTCTCGTCTTTGGGTGT is a window encoding:
- the LOC103884788 gene encoding E3 ubiquitin-protein ligase TRIM71-like, with the translated sequence MVTDPRPPDGAEGGEGKPAGRCGAHSCQGGRWRGSASRPNPLPPCPRPPPPEGVLPRAAARAPAPAHTLLLLLLPARAAAADDSSRSPSKWLPGPETPPPALQRVRRLRKRPQDAFPDRNVPRLSRREPHSIANHLVTDIENSQNRARAGAVSASSDCPPALYSPGPRRPAPQMQLAGSDTESHSAETE